A region of Pasteurellaceae bacterium Orientalotternb1 DNA encodes the following proteins:
- a CDS encoding ferredoxin-type protein NapF codes for MDKSLSRRHFLRGNFLNALKDEQAKQQGLQVVRPPWVELAKFEQDCTACNRCISVCETQILIKGTGGYPEVDFSQGKHECTFCQACVKVCEVPNLFRSTDEEPWQHKVEIQSNCLAHNQVECRACQDSCESRAIRFQRAVGRVPTPSVDLDSCNGCGACLNVCPSQSINLLYL; via the coding sequence ATGGATAAATCGCTTTCTCGCCGACATTTTTTACGTGGAAACTTTTTAAATGCACTAAAAGATGAGCAAGCGAAGCAGCAAGGCTTGCAAGTGGTGCGTCCGCCTTGGGTGGAACTTGCAAAATTTGAGCAAGATTGTACCGCTTGTAACCGTTGCATTTCGGTGTGCGAAACACAAATATTAATTAAAGGGACGGGGGGCTATCCCGAAGTGGATTTTAGCCAAGGCAAGCACGAATGCACGTTCTGCCAAGCTTGTGTGAAAGTGTGTGAAGTGCCGAATTTATTTCGCTCAACGGACGAAGAACCGTGGCAGCACAAGGTAGAGATTCAGTCCAACTGTTTGGCACACAATCAAGTGGAATGCCGAGCTTGCCAAGATAGCTGTGAAAGCCGAGCGATTCGTTTTCAGCGTGCTGTTGGGCGAGTGCCGACGCCGAGTGTGGATTTAGACAGTTGTAACGGCTGTGGGGCGTGTTTAAACGTCTGCCCGAGTCAAAGCATTAATTTATTGTATTTATAA
- a CDS encoding serine O-acetyltransferase, with amino-acid sequence MNEQKITQIWQNIRQEAQELVNCEPMLASFFHATILKHHNLGDALSYILANKLSNAIMPAIALKEIIEEAYAADPQIIHSAACDIDAVRTRDPAVDKWSTPLLYLKGYHALQSYRVTHYLWKQGRQALAIYLQNEISVAFDVDIHPAARIGCGIMLDHATGIVVGETSVIENDVSILQGVTLGGTGKEHGDRHPKIREGVMIGAGAKILGNIEIGRYSKIGANSVVLQAVPEYATAAGVPARIIGHSETQKPAFEMNQYFGNAHSNEGMFGEGI; translated from the coding sequence GTGAACGAACAAAAAATTACACAAATTTGGCAAAACATCCGCCAAGAAGCACAAGAACTGGTAAATTGTGAGCCGATGTTGGCGAGTTTTTTCCACGCTACCATTCTCAAACACCACAATCTCGGTGATGCGTTGAGCTACATTCTTGCCAATAAATTGTCGAATGCAATTATGCCCGCCATCGCGTTGAAAGAGATTATCGAAGAAGCCTATGCTGCCGATCCGCAAATTATTCACAGTGCTGCGTGCGACATTGATGCCGTCCGCACCCGCGATCCTGCGGTAGATAAATGGTCCACGCCGTTGCTTTATCTCAAAGGCTATCACGCCCTGCAGAGCTATCGTGTGACCCACTATTTATGGAAACAAGGTCGCCAAGCCCTTGCGATCTATCTGCAAAATGAAATTTCAGTTGCTTTTGATGTGGATATTCACCCTGCGGCTCGCATCGGCTGCGGGATAATGCTCGATCACGCCACTGGTATTGTGGTGGGTGAAACCTCGGTAATTGAGAATGATGTGTCGATTTTACAAGGCGTTACCCTTGGCGGCACAGGCAAAGAACACGGCGACCGCCACCCGAAAATTCGTGAAGGGGTGATGATCGGGGCAGGGGCGAAAATTCTCGGCAATATTGAAATCGGACGCTATTCAAAAATTGGGGCAAATTCCGTGGTGCTGCAAGCCGTTCCCGAATACGCCACCGCCGCAGGTGTGCCTGCTCGCATCATCGGGCATTCCGAAACCCAAAAACCTGCCTTTGAAATGAACCAATACTTTGGTAACGCCCACAGCAATGAAGGAATGTTCGGTGAAGGGATTTAA
- a CDS encoding trigger factor, producing the protein MSFSIETTQGLERRVTITVAADKVEAAYREQLKGYAKNARVDGFRKGKVPHSIIEQRYGLAARQDALSDEMQRAFFDVVISEKLNLAGRPTFTPNNYEAGKDFSFTATFEVFPEVEVKGLENIEVEKPVVEITEADLDKMVDVLRKQQATWAESQDAAKADDRVTIDFVGSVDGEEFEGGKATDFVLFMGQGRMIPGFEDGIVGHKVGEQFDINVTFPEEYHAENLKGKAAKFAITLKKVENMVLPELTEQFVKKFGAGKTVEELRAEIKKNMQRELKNAVTARVKNQVLNGLVAQNDIEVPAAAVAEEVDVLRQQAVQRFGGKTEMAAQLPAELFEADAKRRVQVGLLLSSVIRSNELKVDEDRVKATIAELASAYEQPQEVIDYYAKNRQLTDNIRNVVLEEQAVDAILAKAKVTEKATSFDEVMAQQQA; encoded by the coding sequence ATGTCATTCTCTATCGAAACAACTCAAGGCTTAGAACGCCGTGTAACCATTACTGTCGCAGCTGATAAAGTTGAAGCGGCATACCGTGAACAATTAAAAGGCTATGCGAAAAACGCTCGTGTTGATGGCTTCCGTAAAGGTAAAGTGCCACATTCAATCATTGAACAACGCTACGGTTTAGCAGCACGTCAAGATGCGTTATCAGATGAGATGCAACGTGCATTCTTTGATGTGGTTATCAGCGAAAAATTAAACCTTGCGGGTCGCCCAACCTTTACCCCAAACAACTATGAAGCAGGTAAAGATTTCTCTTTCACGGCGACTTTTGAAGTTTTCCCTGAAGTGGAAGTAAAGGGCTTAGAAAACATCGAAGTAGAAAAACCAGTGGTTGAAATCACTGAAGCGGATTTAGACAAAATGGTAGATGTACTTCGCAAGCAGCAAGCCACTTGGGCTGAAAGCCAAGATGCAGCAAAAGCGGACGATCGTGTCACTATCGACTTCGTTGGTTCTGTCGATGGTGAAGAATTCGAAGGCGGTAAAGCGACTGATTTTGTATTATTCATGGGTCAAGGTCGTATGATCCCTGGTTTTGAAGACGGTATCGTGGGTCACAAAGTGGGTGAACAATTTGACATCAATGTAACTTTCCCTGAAGAATACCACGCTGAAAACTTAAAAGGTAAAGCAGCGAAATTCGCTATTACCTTGAAGAAAGTTGAAAATATGGTGTTGCCAGAATTGACAGAACAGTTCGTGAAAAAATTTGGTGCAGGTAAAACAGTTGAAGAGTTGCGTGCTGAAATCAAGAAAAATATGCAGCGTGAACTCAAAAATGCGGTAACTGCTCGTGTGAAAAACCAAGTATTAAATGGTTTAGTGGCACAAAACGACATCGAAGTCCCAGCAGCTGCGGTAGCGGAAGAAGTGGATGTGTTACGTCAGCAAGCGGTTCAACGTTTCGGCGGCAAAACAGAAATGGCTGCACAACTTCCAGCAGAATTATTTGAAGCGGATGCAAAACGTCGCGTTCAAGTCGGTTTATTACTTTCATCGGTGATTCGTTCAAACGAATTAAAAGTGGATGAAGATCGTGTGAAAGCGACTATTGCGGAATTAGCATCTGCTTATGAGCAACCACAAGAAGTGATCGACTACTATGCGAAAAACCGTCAATTAACTGACAACATTCGTAACGTCGTATTAGAAGAACAAGCTGTTGATGCCATTCTTGCCAAAGCAAAAGTGACTGAGAAAGCGACTTCATTCGACGAAGTAATGGCACAACAACAGGCGTAA
- a CDS encoding glycerol-3-phosphate dehydrogenase, whose translation MNTTYTAPVTVLGAGSYGTALAIALSRNGHTTYLWGHNPQKMAVLADERMNREFLPDIAFPDALAIESDLAQAVGKAKDLLIVVPSHVFTDVLQQLKSLLRADHRIIWATKGLERDTGRLLQDVALQILGENYPLAVLSGPTFAKELAMGLPTAISLASKDPIFADEMQQRIHCSKAFRVYLNSDMVGVQLGGAIKNVIAIGAGISDGMGFGANARTALITRGLAEISRLGASLGANPTTFMGMAGLGDLVLTCTDNQSRNRRFGLMLGQGKTADEAMKEIGQVVEGFYNTKEAYLLAQKQGVEMPIVEQIYQMLFHHKHPNDVAKALLGRERKGE comes from the coding sequence ATGAACACCACTTACACCGCTCCTGTCACTGTTTTAGGTGCTGGATCTTACGGTACAGCGTTGGCGATTGCCTTGTCTCGCAACGGACACACAACGTATTTGTGGGGGCATAATCCACAGAAAATGGCAGTGTTGGCAGACGAGCGTATGAACCGTGAATTTTTGCCCGATATTGCTTTTCCAGATGCGTTGGCGATTGAAAGTGATTTAGCTCAAGCGGTCGGAAAAGCGAAAGATTTGCTCATCGTGGTGCCGAGCCACGTTTTTACCGATGTATTACAGCAGCTCAAGTCGCTACTGCGAGCCGATCACCGTATTATTTGGGCGACCAAAGGGCTTGAGCGGGATACGGGACGATTGCTGCAAGACGTCGCATTGCAAATTTTAGGCGAAAACTACCCGCTTGCCGTGCTTTCAGGCCCGACGTTTGCTAAAGAGTTGGCGATGGGCTTGCCGACAGCAATCTCCCTTGCCTCAAAAGATCCTATTTTTGCCGACGAAATGCAGCAACGGATCCACTGTTCAAAAGCGTTTCGGGTTTATCTCAATAGCGATATGGTTGGCGTGCAGCTTGGTGGGGCGATCAAAAACGTGATTGCGATCGGTGCTGGAATTTCGGACGGAATGGGCTTTGGGGCAAACGCCCGCACGGCATTGATCACACGAGGTTTGGCGGAAATCAGCCGTTTAGGTGCATCACTGGGTGCTAACCCAACCACCTTTATGGGAATGGCAGGCTTGGGCGATTTAGTGCTGACTTGTACCGACAACCAATCTCGCAATCGCCGTTTTGGTCTAATGCTCGGGCAAGGTAAAACCGCAGATGAAGCGATGAAGGAGATTGGGCAAGTGGTAGAAGGTTTTTACAATACCAAAGAAGCCTACTTGCTCGCTCAAAAACAAGGAGTAGAAATGCCCATTGTTGAACAAATCTACCAAATGTTGTTTCATCACAAACATCCAAATGATGTTGCTAAAGCCCTTCTTGGACGGGAACGTAAAGGCGAGTAG
- a CDS encoding nitrate reductase catalytic subunit encodes MELNRRDFMKANAAAAAAVAAGISIPVKNVYADDNTIKWDKAPCRFCGTGCSVLVGTQNGRVVASQGDPDAEVNRGLNCIKGYFLPKIMYGKDRLTSPMLRMKDGKFDKNGEFTPVSWDQAFTIMAEKFKKALKEKGPNGAGMFTSGQSTIFEGIAKSKLFKAGLRSNNIDPNARHCMASAAVAFMRTFGMDEPMGCYDDIEKADAFVLWGSNMAEMHPILWSRISDRRLSKKDSKVAVLSTYEHRSFELADLGIVFTPQSDLAIMNYIANYLIQHDAIDHDFIQKHTKFKRGETDIGYGLRETHPLEQAAKNVKTAGKMHDSDFEEFKKLVAPYTLEKAHEISGVPKDQLESLAKMYADPKLNIVSFWTMGFNQHTRGVWANHLIYNIHLLTGKISKPGCGPFSLTGQPSACGTAREVGTFAHRLPADLVVTNPEHVKKAEKLWKLPHGVIQTQVGYHAVAQDRALKDKKMNVLWQMCTNNMQGGPNINQERFPGWRDEENFIIVSDPYPTVSALAADLILPTAMWVEKEGAYGNAERRTQFWYQQVKAPGEAKSDIWQLVEFSKYFTTDEMWPAEVLAANPEYKGKTLYEVLYRNGQVDKYQVPTDKAGYMNDEADHFGFYLQKGLFEEYAAFGRGHAHDLTDFDTYHQVRGLRWPVVDGKETLWRYREGYDPYVKQGEGVAFYGYPDKRAIILAVPYESPAEAPDAEYDLWLCTGRVLEHWHTGSMTRRVPELHRSFPNNLVWMHPTDAKKRGLRHGDKVKVISRRGEIISHLDTRGRNKVPEGLIYTTFFDAGQLANKLTLDATDPISKETDFKKCAVKVEKA; translated from the coding sequence ATGGAACTCAATCGTCGAGATTTTATGAAAGCCAACGCTGCAGCTGCAGCTGCCGTTGCCGCTGGGATTTCAATTCCAGTGAAGAATGTCTATGCCGATGATAATACGATCAAATGGGACAAAGCACCGTGCCGTTTCTGTGGAACGGGTTGCAGTGTGCTTGTGGGAACCCAAAATGGTCGTGTTGTGGCATCACAAGGTGACCCTGATGCAGAAGTAAACCGTGGTTTAAACTGTATCAAAGGTTACTTCCTACCGAAAATTATGTACGGAAAAGACCGTTTAACGTCGCCAATGTTGCGAATGAAAGACGGAAAATTCGACAAAAATGGTGAGTTTACCCCCGTTTCGTGGGATCAAGCCTTCACTATTATGGCGGAGAAATTCAAAAAAGCGTTGAAAGAGAAAGGGCCTAATGGAGCGGGAATGTTCACTTCTGGGCAATCAACTATTTTTGAAGGGATTGCGAAGTCGAAGCTCTTTAAAGCGGGTTTACGTTCAAACAATATCGATCCGAATGCTCGCCACTGTATGGCATCCGCAGCAGTAGCGTTTATGCGTACCTTTGGTATGGATGAGCCGATGGGGTGCTATGATGATATCGAAAAAGCCGATGCATTTGTGCTGTGGGGTTCTAATATGGCGGAAATGCACCCAATTTTATGGTCACGTATTTCTGATCGTCGCTTGTCGAAAAAAGACTCAAAAGTGGCTGTGCTTTCAACCTATGAACATCGTTCCTTTGAATTAGCGGATTTAGGGATTGTATTTACGCCACAATCAGATTTAGCAATCATGAACTATATTGCGAACTATCTGATTCAGCATGATGCAATTGATCACGATTTCATTCAAAAACACACTAAATTCAAACGTGGTGAAACCGATATCGGTTATGGCTTGCGTGAGACTCATCCGTTAGAGCAAGCGGCGAAGAATGTCAAAACTGCGGGCAAAATGCACGATAGCGATTTTGAAGAATTCAAAAAACTGGTTGCACCTTATACTCTTGAAAAAGCTCACGAAATCTCAGGTGTGCCAAAAGATCAACTTGAATCCTTGGCAAAAATGTATGCGGATCCAAAACTGAACATCGTATCGTTCTGGACAATGGGCTTTAACCAACATACTCGTGGTGTGTGGGCGAACCATTTGATTTACAACATTCACTTACTCACAGGTAAAATTTCAAAACCTGGTTGTGGTCCGTTCTCATTGACTGGTCAGCCATCCGCTTGTGGTACTGCTCGTGAAGTGGGTACTTTCGCACACCGCTTGCCAGCGGATTTAGTGGTAACAAATCCAGAACACGTTAAAAAAGCAGAGAAGCTCTGGAAACTACCGCATGGCGTTATTCAAACACAAGTAGGCTATCACGCTGTTGCTCAAGACCGTGCATTAAAAGACAAAAAAATGAATGTGTTATGGCAAATGTGTACCAATAATATGCAAGGCGGTCCAAATATTAACCAAGAACGTTTCCCTGGTTGGCGTGATGAAGAAAACTTCATCATCGTGTCAGATCCATATCCAACGGTTTCAGCACTTGCGGCGGATTTAATTCTTCCAACCGCAATGTGGGTGGAAAAAGAAGGGGCTTATGGTAACGCAGAACGTCGTACACAATTCTGGTATCAACAAGTGAAAGCTCCAGGTGAAGCGAAATCAGACATATGGCAATTAGTGGAGTTCTCTAAATACTTCACCACTGACGAAATGTGGCCTGCAGAAGTGTTAGCAGCAAATCCAGAATATAAAGGTAAAACCCTTTACGAAGTGCTGTACCGCAATGGGCAAGTTGATAAATATCAAGTGCCGACTGACAAAGCGGGTTATATGAATGATGAAGCCGACCACTTTGGTTTCTATCTCCAAAAAGGTTTATTTGAAGAATATGCCGCATTTGGACGTGGACATGCCCATGACTTGACCGACTTTGACACTTATCACCAAGTCCGTGGTTTACGTTGGCCAGTAGTCGATGGTAAAGAGACCTTATGGCGTTACCGTGAAGGTTATGACCCGTACGTCAAACAAGGCGAAGGTGTGGCGTTCTACGGTTATCCAGACAAACGTGCGATTATTTTAGCAGTGCCGTATGAGTCACCTGCGGAAGCACCAGATGCAGAATATGATTTATGGTTGTGTACAGGTCGTGTACTTGAACACTGGCACACTGGCTCAATGACTCGTCGTGTTCCTGAATTGCACCGTTCATTCCCGAACAACCTTGTTTGGATGCACCCAACGGATGCGAAAAAACGGGGTTTACGTCATGGTGATAAAGTGAAAGTCATTTCACGTCGTGGCGAAATTATTTCTCACCTTGATACTCGTGGACGTAACAAAGTACCTGAAGGTTTAATTTACACCACCTTCTTTGATGCAGGACAGTTAGCGAACAAACTGACGTTAGACGCTACCGACCCAATTTCCAAAGAGACCGACTTCAAAAAATGTGCGGTGAAGGTGGAGAAGGCGTAA
- a CDS encoding ferredoxin-type protein NapG produces MKLDPNRRQFLKDATRTTAGVCGVGIVLALQQNQSLARQGVALRPPGALANDKDFTAACVRCGQCVQACPYDMLHLASLLSPMEAGTPYFIARDKPCEMCPDIPCVKACPSGALDPNLTNIDDARMGLSVLLDHETCLNWQGLRCDVCYRVCPLIDKAITLEMQRNERSGKHAKFIPTVHSDACTGCGKCEEACVLEEAAIKVLPMDIAKGMLGKHYRLGWEEKEKAGHSLLNEAYPEGIQSFPTRLPEGEK; encoded by the coding sequence ATGAAACTCGATCCAAACCGTCGCCAATTTCTGAAAGATGCAACACGCACTACAGCGGGTGTTTGCGGTGTGGGGATTGTTTTAGCGTTGCAGCAAAATCAAAGTTTGGCACGACAAGGTGTAGCGTTGCGTCCACCAGGTGCCTTGGCAAATGATAAGGACTTTACCGCTGCTTGTGTGCGTTGCGGACAATGTGTGCAGGCGTGTCCTTATGATATGTTGCATTTAGCCTCGTTGCTGTCGCCAATGGAAGCGGGGACACCTTACTTTATTGCTCGTGATAAACCATGCGAGATGTGTCCTGATATTCCTTGTGTGAAAGCCTGTCCAAGTGGTGCCTTAGATCCGAATTTAACCAATATTGATGATGCCCGAATGGGCTTGTCAGTATTGTTGGATCACGAAACTTGCTTGAACTGGCAAGGCTTACGATGCGATGTGTGCTATCGGGTTTGTCCATTGATTGATAAAGCCATTACGCTTGAAATGCAACGTAATGAACGTTCAGGAAAGCACGCAAAATTTATCCCAACGGTTCACTCTGATGCGTGTACAGGCTGCGGAAAGTGTGAGGAAGCCTGCGTATTGGAAGAAGCGGCAATCAAAGTGTTACCAATGGATATTGCGAAAGGTATGTTGGGTAAACACTACCGATTAGGTTGGGAAGAGAAAGAAAAAGCAGGGCATTCTTTGTTAAACGAGGCTTACCCAGAAGGTATTCAATCTTTCCCGACTCGTTTACCTGAGGGCGAAAAATAA
- a CDS encoding reductase, which produces MRNVSDKLNHSQHDGNWYVCSLVVQVRPEKLEQVKTALNAMPYTEVHGEKAEEGKLVVVLEADFQPALVERMESIKDIDGVIVVSLIYSQQDEQF; this is translated from the coding sequence ATGAGAAACGTATCGGACAAATTAAATCATTCGCAGCACGACGGAAACTGGTACGTTTGCAGTTTAGTGGTGCAGGTTCGCCCTGAAAAATTAGAGCAAGTGAAAACGGCATTAAATGCGATGCCATACACTGAAGTTCATGGCGAAAAAGCTGAAGAAGGCAAGTTGGTGGTGGTGCTAGAAGCCGATTTCCAACCTGCATTAGTGGAACGAATGGAGAGCATCAAAGATATTGACGGGGTTATCGTGGTGTCTTTGATTTATAGTCAGCAGGACGAACAATTTTAA
- a CDS encoding 50S ribosomal protein L31, translating into MKKGIHPENYREVLFFDSSVQQGWVIRSCAKTSKTMVWEDGKEYPLYPLDTSSASHPVYTGKRREANNEGRASKFNERFKGISLASKK; encoded by the coding sequence ATGAAAAAAGGGATCCACCCTGAAAATTATCGTGAAGTACTATTCTTTGACAGCAGTGTACAACAAGGCTGGGTCATCCGTTCTTGTGCTAAAACTAGCAAAACAATGGTGTGGGAAGATGGCAAAGAATATCCGCTTTATCCGCTTGATACCTCTTCTGCATCGCACCCTGTTTATACGGGCAAACGCCGTGAAGCGAATAATGAAGGTCGAGCTAGTAAATTTAACGAACGCTTTAAAGGTATTTCGTTGGCATCCAAAAAATAG
- a CDS encoding ribonuclease PH, which translates to MRPNNRLNTQTRPVKITRNYTRYAEGSVLIEFGETKVLCNATVEETVPRFLKGQNQGWITAEYGMLPRATHSRTQREAAKGKQGGRTMEIQRLIARSLRAVVDLKALGERTITVDCDVIQADGGTRTASITGACVALHDAIQKLLADGVLKENPMKNLVAAISVGIVDGEAVCDLEYVEDSNAETDMNVVMVEDGRMVEVQGTAEGEPFSHSELLNLLVLAKGGCEQLFAAQRQALAR; encoded by the coding sequence ATGCGTCCAAATAATCGTTTAAATACCCAAACTCGCCCTGTCAAAATCACTCGTAATTACACCCGCTATGCCGAAGGGTCGGTGTTAATCGAATTTGGTGAAACCAAAGTGCTATGCAACGCAACCGTTGAAGAGACGGTTCCCCGCTTTTTGAAAGGGCAAAATCAGGGCTGGATCACCGCAGAATACGGAATGTTACCACGGGCAACCCACAGCCGAACCCAACGTGAAGCCGCCAAAGGCAAACAAGGTGGTCGCACAATGGAAATTCAGCGTCTAATCGCTCGTTCCTTGCGTGCGGTGGTCGATTTAAAAGCCTTAGGCGAGCGAACCATCACTGTTGATTGCGATGTGATCCAAGCCGACGGCGGCACTCGCACCGCTTCCATCACAGGGGCTTGCGTAGCATTGCACGATGCGATCCAAAAATTGCTCGCTGACGGCGTGCTAAAAGAAAACCCAATGAAAAATTTAGTTGCCGCAATTTCGGTTGGCATTGTCGATGGCGAAGCGGTGTGCGATTTGGAATATGTGGAAGATTCTAATGCCGAAACGGATATGAATGTGGTGATGGTCGAAGATGGGCGTATGGTTGAAGTACAAGGCACCGCTGAAGGCGAGCCGTTTAGCCATAGCGAATTGCTGAATTTATTAGTGCTTGCCAAAGGTGGTTGTGAGCAGTTATTTGCTGCACAACGCCAAGCGTTAGCGAGGTAA
- a CDS encoding rhodanese-like domain-containing protein — MEQLTFAQQAQQFVANHTIMVVAWIALFVAVVINLYKGATSKFSVVDNAKATLLINNEEGVVLDVRTDDEFKSGHIIDSVHVLPSDIKGNKLNNIEKYKDRPVIVVDNNGLTAQGLANTLTKQGFAKVSALKEGIAGWRAANLPLVKKHK, encoded by the coding sequence ATGGAACAACTCACATTTGCTCAACAAGCTCAACAATTTGTCGCAAACCATACTATTATGGTGGTGGCTTGGATTGCATTATTTGTGGCGGTGGTTATCAACCTTTATAAAGGTGCAACCAGCAAATTTAGTGTGGTCGATAATGCTAAAGCGACTTTACTGATCAATAATGAAGAGGGCGTTGTACTTGATGTGCGTACTGATGATGAATTTAAATCAGGTCACATCATTGACAGTGTTCATGTTTTACCAAGTGATATCAAAGGCAACAAGCTGAACAATATTGAAAAATATAAAGATCGTCCAGTTATTGTGGTTGATAATAATGGTTTAACTGCTCAAGGCTTAGCAAATACCCTGACTAAACAAGGATTTGCCAAGGTTTCTGCACTCAAAGAAGGCATTGCAGGTTGGCGTGCCGCTAATCTTCCCCTTGTGAAAAAACATAAATAA
- a CDS encoding 50S ribosomal protein L36, whose protein sequence is MKILNSLKTAKSRHPDCQIVRRKGKLYVICKTNPRYKARQR, encoded by the coding sequence ATGAAAATTTTAAATTCATTAAAAACGGCAAAATCTCGTCATCCAGATTGCCAAATTGTTCGCCGTAAAGGCAAATTATATGTGATTTGCAAAACCAATCCACGTTACAAAGCTCGCCAACGTTAG
- a CDS encoding ribulose-phosphate 3-epimerase has translation MAQQPFLIAPSILSADLARLGDDVRNVLNAGADLIHFDVMDNHYVPNLTFGPAICKALRDYGIDCPIDVHLMVKPVDRLIPDFAKAGANIITFHPEASEHIDRSLQLIRDHGCQSGLVFNPATPLHYLDYVMDKIDVILLMSVNPGFGGQAFIPFTLEKLREVRRRIDASGRNIRLEVDGGVKVNNIAEIAKAGADMFVAGSAIFDQPDYQAVIAQMRQELAKV, from the coding sequence ATGGCTCAACAACCTTTCTTAATTGCCCCGTCGATTTTATCTGCTGACCTTGCCCGTCTTGGCGATGATGTACGCAATGTACTCAACGCAGGAGCGGACTTAATCCACTTTGATGTGATGGACAACCACTATGTGCCGAATTTGACCTTTGGACCTGCAATCTGTAAAGCCTTGCGGGACTACGGTATTGACTGCCCAATTGATGTACATTTGATGGTGAAACCTGTCGATCGTCTCATTCCCGATTTTGCCAAAGCGGGGGCGAATATCATCACTTTTCACCCCGAAGCCAGTGAACATATTGACCGTTCGCTGCAGCTCATTCGTGATCATGGCTGTCAATCGGGCTTGGTGTTCAACCCTGCTACACCGTTACACTATTTGGATTATGTGATGGATAAAATTGATGTGATTTTGTTGATGTCGGTTAACCCAGGCTTTGGCGGACAAGCCTTCATTCCATTCACATTAGAAAAACTGCGTGAAGTTCGCCGCCGCATCGATGCCAGCGGTCGCAATATTCGTTTGGAAGTAGATGGTGGCGTGAAAGTGAACAACATCGCCGAAATCGCCAAAGCTGGTGCGGATATGTTCGTGGCAGGCTCAGCGATTTTCGACCAGCCTGACTATCAAGCAGTCATTGCCCAAATGCGTCAAGAGCTGGCGAAAGTGTAA
- a CDS encoding protein-export chaperone SecB translates to MTEENKVAALEEAQAFEMQIQRVYIKDVSFEAPNSPNVFQQEWKPQLGFELDTETIQLSEDTYEVTLHINVETKLEDSEDVAFICEVKQAGVFTIKGIDGIQLAHCLASKCPEVLYPYARELISSLVNRGTFPALNLSPVNFDALFMDYLERQQAAEEGAEKPLAN, encoded by the coding sequence ATGACTGAAGAAAACAAAGTCGCTGCTCTTGAAGAAGCACAAGCATTTGAGATGCAAATTCAACGTGTCTATATTAAAGATGTTTCATTTGAAGCACCAAACTCACCGAACGTTTTCCAACAAGAGTGGAAACCACAATTAGGTTTTGAGTTAGATACTGAAACGATTCAACTTAGCGAAGACACTTACGAAGTCACATTACACATCAATGTTGAAACGAAATTAGAAGACAGCGAAGATGTAGCATTTATCTGTGAAGTGAAACAAGCAGGCGTGTTTACGATTAAAGGCATTGACGGTATTCAACTTGCTCACTGTTTAGCGTCAAAATGCCCAGAAGTGTTATATCCATACGCTCGTGAATTAATTTCAAGTTTAGTGAATCGTGGTACTTTCCCAGCGTTGAATCTTTCACCAGTAAACTTTGATGCACTCTTTATGGATTATCTAGAGCGTCAACAAGCTGCTGAAGAAGGTGCAGAGAAGCCACTTGCGAACTAA